A window from Citrus sinensis cultivar Valencia sweet orange chromosome 5, DVS_A1.0, whole genome shotgun sequence encodes these proteins:
- the LOC127902516 gene encoding uncharacterized protein LOC127902516 isoform X1, with protein MASSECRLLSALEATVTQSRTRQWKYLNLKLLQSEGQTEACHCIFFNLRLKTWCTMFKCRCGLAASVWISAVVLRLYHVWKHNAQCHESQNATKRGPNDRHEGKLQYRGKC; from the exons ATGGCGTCGAGTGAGTGTCGCTTGCTGTCGGCGTTAGAGGCGACTGTCACTCAATCGCGTACAAG GCAATGGAAATATTTGAACTTGAAACTATTACAATCGGAAGGACAAACAGAAGCTTGTCACtgcattttctttaatctaaGGTTGAAAACTTGGTGTACAATGTTCAAATGCCGTTGTGGATTGGCAGCATCAGTCTGGATATCTG CAGTTGTATTGAGACTTTATCATGTCTGGAAACACAATGCTCAATGCCACGAATCTCAAAATGCTACTAAAAGAG GACCAAATGATAGACATGAAGGAAAACTCCAATACCGAGGAAAATGTTGA
- the LOC127902516 gene encoding uncharacterized protein LOC127902516 isoform X2 has protein sequence MASSECRLLSALEATVTQSRTRQWKYLNLKLLQSEGQTEACHCIFFNLRLKTWCTMFKCRCGLAASVWISVVLRLYHVWKHNAQCHESQNATKRGPNDRHEGKLQYRGKC, from the exons ATGGCGTCGAGTGAGTGTCGCTTGCTGTCGGCGTTAGAGGCGACTGTCACTCAATCGCGTACAAG GCAATGGAAATATTTGAACTTGAAACTATTACAATCGGAAGGACAAACAGAAGCTTGTCACtgcattttctttaatctaaGGTTGAAAACTTGGTGTACAATGTTCAAATGCCGTTGTGGATTGGCAGCATCAGTCTGGATATCTG TTGTATTGAGACTTTATCATGTCTGGAAACACAATGCTCAATGCCACGAATCTCAAAATGCTACTAAAAGAG GACCAAATGATAGACATGAAGGAAAACTCCAATACCGAGGAAAATGTTGA